A window of the Choloepus didactylus isolate mChoDid1 chromosome 11, mChoDid1.pri, whole genome shotgun sequence genome harbors these coding sequences:
- the FASTKD3 gene encoding FAST kinase domain-containing protein 3, mitochondrial isoform X1 — protein MALITLRRNLCHLPDFRIHGAVAALKNQPVNHVHKAAKAHLCPLLFSQQSSPFRVRFHHSCCKKFHSENGNDLHPVGEPMFSQVHDWDRQGENTENVDEERFYRRLSSFTSSAEVLGFISTLATLPDAVAARALQWICEMEKKDGNSRLPKEILENNIFKALCFRFEQEPSRLSNTDIVTALQALSLLHVDPQSGLLVSLVAECQSRLRKGGLEVHNLCILGESLIKLQGPGCTTLEVILCQLQGENLEKFTPEDIVALYRMFQACPGKVEQLQTFLNQVNNYSLSVVSNLSPKLISQMLNALVALDQTRALPLIIKLGKYAVRHIPNFTNEELKKVLEAFIYFGHTDRFFTKALEQHVSALCPSLNPEIVSKIMEYCSRRLILSKPILDAAAEIFVCQSEKFSPSQISELIEPFGKLNYLPPNASALFRKLENTLFTDFNHFPPKILLKLLHSCLLIERHPVNFMAKIFSPYFLQQLQGEETYLDRLNLAQLTQLYLTSVLECPFYKGPKLLPKYQVKSFLTPCCSLETPVDFHLYKSVMIGLIDLLGARLYFASKVLTPYCYTIDVEIKLDEEGFVLPLTVNEDVHKRIALCIDGPKRFCFNSKNLLGKEAVKQRHLRLLGYQVVQIPYHEVEMLKSRPELVEYLQRKLFSQNDEVQR, from the exons ATGGCTTTAATCACCTTGAGGAGGAACCTTTGTCATTTGCCTGATTTTCGAATACATGGAGCTGTGGCTGCTCTGAAAAATCAACCTGTGAATCATGTTCACAAGGCAGCCAAGGCGCATCTATGTCCTTTGCTCTTTTCACAACAGTCATCACCTTTCAGGGTCAGGTTCCATCATTCCTGTTGTAAAAAGTTCCATTCGGAAAATGGAAATGACCTTCATCCAGTTGGTGAACCCATGTTTTCTCAAGTACATGATTGGGACAGGCAGGGAGAAAATACTGAAAACGTTGATGAAGAGAGATTTTACAGGAGACTAAGCAGCTTCACTTCATCAGCAGAAGTGTTAGGTTTTATAAGCACACTGGCCACTCTGCCTGATGCTGTGGCAGCAAGAGCTCTGCAGTGGATTTgtgagatggaaaaaaaagatggCAACAGCAGGTTGCCAAAAGAAATACtagaaaataacatcttcaaggctTTATGCTTTCGATTTGAACAGGAACCTTCACGTCTGTCAAATACTGATATAGTGACTGCTTTGCAAGCTCTGAGTCTGTTGCATGTGGATCCTCAGAGTGGCTTGTTAGTGAGCCTGGTGGCAGAATGCCAAAGTCGTCTCAGAAAGGGTGGCCTAGAAGTCCACAATCTCTGTATTCTTGGAGAAAGTCTGATTAAACTGCAAGGTCCAGGTTGTACGACACTAGAAGTGATCCTGTGCCAACTGCAaggtgaaaatttggaaaaatttaccCCAGAGGATATTGTGGCCCTTTATAGAATGTTTCAAGCATGTCCTGGAAAAGTGGAACAGCTCCAGACATTTTTAAATCAGGTGAACAACTACTCTCTGTCAGTTGTTTCCAATCTGAGTCCTAAATTGATTAGCCAAATGCTCAATGCCCTAGTGGCACTTGATCAAACTCGAGCTCTTCCTCTGATTATAAAATTGGGTAAATACGCTGTTAGGCATATCCCTAATTTCACCAATGAAGAGCTGAAGAAAGTCTTAGAggctttcatatattttggacaCACTGACAGATTTTTTACAAAAGCCCTGGAGCAACATGTGTCTGCACTTTGTCCTTCTCTGAATCCTGAAATTGTCAGCAAAATCATGGAGTACTGCAGTAGAAGACTGATTCTTTCAAAACCCATCTTGGATGCAGCAGCAGAAATTTTTGTTTGCCAATCAGAAAAGTTTTCACCTAGTCAGATTTCTGAATTAATCGAACCATTTGGGAAACTCAATTATTTACCCCCAAATGCCTCTGCTTTATTTAGAAAGCTAGAAAATACACTATTCACAGATTTCAATCATTTTCCACCCAAAATACTACTGAAACTTCTCCATTCATGTTTGCTTATTGAACGCCATCCAGTCAACTTTATGGCAAAAATATTTAGCCCTTATTTTCTTCAACAGCTGCAAG GTGAAGAAACATATCTGGACAGGTTGAATCTGGCACAACTGACACAACTGTACTTGACCTCAGTCCTGGAATGTCCTTTCTATAAG GGTCCAAAACTTCTTCCTAAATATCAAGTGAAATCATTTCTAACTCCATGCTGTTCCCTGGAGACCCCTGTGGATTTTCACCTTTATAAATCTGTGATGATTGGATTGATTGACCTTTTAGGAGCAAGATTGTACTTTGCTTCCAAAGTGTTAACGCCCTATTGTTATACAATAG ATGTTGAAATTAAATTAGATGAAGAAGGATTTGTATTACCACTTACAGTTAATGAAGATGTACACAAAAG aataGCACTGTGCATTGATGGCCCCAAAAGATTTTGCTTTAACAGCAAAAACTTACTAGGAAAAGAAGCTGTTAAACAAAGGCACCTCCGGTTGCTTGGTTATCAAGTTGTCCAG ATTCCCTATCATGAGGTTGAGATGCTAAAATCAAGACCTGAGTTAGTGgaatatttacaaagaaaattattttctcaaaacGATGAGGTTCAACGGTAA
- the FASTKD3 gene encoding FAST kinase domain-containing protein 3, mitochondrial isoform X5: MSWKSGTAPDIFKSGEETYLDRLNLAQLTQLYLTSVLECPFYKGPKLLPKYQVKSFLTPCCSLETPVDFHLYKSVMIGLIDLLGARLYFASKVLTPYCYTIDVEIKLDEEGFVLPLTVNEDVHKRIALCIDGPKRFCFNSKNLLGKEAVKQRHLRLLGYQVVQIPYHEVEMLKSRPELVEYLQRKLFSQNDEVQR, translated from the exons ATGTCCTGGAAAAGTGGAACAGCTCCAGACATTTTTAAATCAG GTGAAGAAACATATCTGGACAGGTTGAATCTGGCACAACTGACACAACTGTACTTGACCTCAGTCCTGGAATGTCCTTTCTATAAG GGTCCAAAACTTCTTCCTAAATATCAAGTGAAATCATTTCTAACTCCATGCTGTTCCCTGGAGACCCCTGTGGATTTTCACCTTTATAAATCTGTGATGATTGGATTGATTGACCTTTTAGGAGCAAGATTGTACTTTGCTTCCAAAGTGTTAACGCCCTATTGTTATACAATAG ATGTTGAAATTAAATTAGATGAAGAAGGATTTGTATTACCACTTACAGTTAATGAAGATGTACACAAAAG aataGCACTGTGCATTGATGGCCCCAAAAGATTTTGCTTTAACAGCAAAAACTTACTAGGAAAAGAAGCTGTTAAACAAAGGCACCTCCGGTTGCTTGGTTATCAAGTTGTCCAG ATTCCCTATCATGAGGTTGAGATGCTAAAATCAAGACCTGAGTTAGTGgaatatttacaaagaaaattattttctcaaaacGATGAGGTTCAACGGTAA
- the FASTKD3 gene encoding FAST kinase domain-containing protein 3, mitochondrial isoform X3: MALITLRRNLCHLPDFRIHGAVAALKNQPVNHVHKAAKAHLCPLLFSQQSSPFRVRFHHSCCKKFHSENGNDLHPVGEPMFSQVHDWDRQGENTENVDEERFYRRLSSFTSSAEVLGFISTLATLPDAVAARALQWICEMEKKDGNSRLPKEILENNIFKALCFRFEQEPSRLSNTDIVTALQALSLLHVDPQSGLLVSLVAECQSRLRKGGLEVHNLCILGESLIKLQGPGCTTLEVILCQLQGENLEKFTPEDIVALYRMFQACPGKVEQLQTFLNQVNNYSLSVVSNLSPKLISQMLNALVALDQTRALPLIIKLGKYAVRHIPNFTNEELKKVLEAFIYFGHTDRFFTKALEQHVSALCPSLNPEIVSKIMEYCSRRLILSKPILDAAAEIFVCQSEKFSPSQISELIEPFGKLNYLPPNASALFRKLENTLFTDFNHFPPKILLKLLHSCLLIERHPVNFMAKIFSPYFLQQLQGEETYLDRLNLAQLTQLYLTSVLECPFYKGPKLLPKYQVKSFLTPCCSLETPVDFHLYKSVMIGLIDLLGARLYFASKVLTPYCYTIE; encoded by the exons ATGGCTTTAATCACCTTGAGGAGGAACCTTTGTCATTTGCCTGATTTTCGAATACATGGAGCTGTGGCTGCTCTGAAAAATCAACCTGTGAATCATGTTCACAAGGCAGCCAAGGCGCATCTATGTCCTTTGCTCTTTTCACAACAGTCATCACCTTTCAGGGTCAGGTTCCATCATTCCTGTTGTAAAAAGTTCCATTCGGAAAATGGAAATGACCTTCATCCAGTTGGTGAACCCATGTTTTCTCAAGTACATGATTGGGACAGGCAGGGAGAAAATACTGAAAACGTTGATGAAGAGAGATTTTACAGGAGACTAAGCAGCTTCACTTCATCAGCAGAAGTGTTAGGTTTTATAAGCACACTGGCCACTCTGCCTGATGCTGTGGCAGCAAGAGCTCTGCAGTGGATTTgtgagatggaaaaaaaagatggCAACAGCAGGTTGCCAAAAGAAATACtagaaaataacatcttcaaggctTTATGCTTTCGATTTGAACAGGAACCTTCACGTCTGTCAAATACTGATATAGTGACTGCTTTGCAAGCTCTGAGTCTGTTGCATGTGGATCCTCAGAGTGGCTTGTTAGTGAGCCTGGTGGCAGAATGCCAAAGTCGTCTCAGAAAGGGTGGCCTAGAAGTCCACAATCTCTGTATTCTTGGAGAAAGTCTGATTAAACTGCAAGGTCCAGGTTGTACGACACTAGAAGTGATCCTGTGCCAACTGCAaggtgaaaatttggaaaaatttaccCCAGAGGATATTGTGGCCCTTTATAGAATGTTTCAAGCATGTCCTGGAAAAGTGGAACAGCTCCAGACATTTTTAAATCAGGTGAACAACTACTCTCTGTCAGTTGTTTCCAATCTGAGTCCTAAATTGATTAGCCAAATGCTCAATGCCCTAGTGGCACTTGATCAAACTCGAGCTCTTCCTCTGATTATAAAATTGGGTAAATACGCTGTTAGGCATATCCCTAATTTCACCAATGAAGAGCTGAAGAAAGTCTTAGAggctttcatatattttggacaCACTGACAGATTTTTTACAAAAGCCCTGGAGCAACATGTGTCTGCACTTTGTCCTTCTCTGAATCCTGAAATTGTCAGCAAAATCATGGAGTACTGCAGTAGAAGACTGATTCTTTCAAAACCCATCTTGGATGCAGCAGCAGAAATTTTTGTTTGCCAATCAGAAAAGTTTTCACCTAGTCAGATTTCTGAATTAATCGAACCATTTGGGAAACTCAATTATTTACCCCCAAATGCCTCTGCTTTATTTAGAAAGCTAGAAAATACACTATTCACAGATTTCAATCATTTTCCACCCAAAATACTACTGAAACTTCTCCATTCATGTTTGCTTATTGAACGCCATCCAGTCAACTTTATGGCAAAAATATTTAGCCCTTATTTTCTTCAACAGCTGCAAG GTGAAGAAACATATCTGGACAGGTTGAATCTGGCACAACTGACACAACTGTACTTGACCTCAGTCCTGGAATGTCCTTTCTATAAG GGTCCAAAACTTCTTCCTAAATATCAAGTGAAATCATTTCTAACTCCATGCTGTTCCCTGGAGACCCCTGTGGATTTTCACCTTTATAAATCTGTGATGATTGGATTGATTGACCTTTTAGGAGCAAGATTGTACTTTGCTTCCAAAGTGTTAACGCCCTATTGTTATACAATAG aataG
- the FASTKD3 gene encoding FAST kinase domain-containing protein 3, mitochondrial isoform X4: protein MALITLRRNLCHLPDFRIHGAVAALKNQPVNHVHKAAKAHLCPLLFSQQSSPFRVRFHHSCCKKFHSENGNDLHPVGEPMFSQVHDWDRQGENTENVDEERFYRRLSSFTSSAEVLGFISTLATLPDAVAARALQWICEMEKKDGNSRLPKEILENNIFKALCFRFEQEPSRLSNTDIVTALQALSLLHVDPQSGLLVSLVAECQSRLRKGGLEVHNLCILGESLIKLQGPGCTTLEVILCQLQGEETYLDRLNLAQLTQLYLTSVLECPFYKGPKLLPKYQVKSFLTPCCSLETPVDFHLYKSVMIGLIDLLGARLYFASKVLTPYCYTIDVEIKLDEEGFVLPLTVNEDVHKRIALCIDGPKRFCFNSKNLLGKEAVKQRHLRLLGYQVVQIPYHEVEMLKSRPELVEYLQRKLFSQNDEVQR from the exons ATGGCTTTAATCACCTTGAGGAGGAACCTTTGTCATTTGCCTGATTTTCGAATACATGGAGCTGTGGCTGCTCTGAAAAATCAACCTGTGAATCATGTTCACAAGGCAGCCAAGGCGCATCTATGTCCTTTGCTCTTTTCACAACAGTCATCACCTTTCAGGGTCAGGTTCCATCATTCCTGTTGTAAAAAGTTCCATTCGGAAAATGGAAATGACCTTCATCCAGTTGGTGAACCCATGTTTTCTCAAGTACATGATTGGGACAGGCAGGGAGAAAATACTGAAAACGTTGATGAAGAGAGATTTTACAGGAGACTAAGCAGCTTCACTTCATCAGCAGAAGTGTTAGGTTTTATAAGCACACTGGCCACTCTGCCTGATGCTGTGGCAGCAAGAGCTCTGCAGTGGATTTgtgagatggaaaaaaaagatggCAACAGCAGGTTGCCAAAAGAAATACtagaaaataacatcttcaaggctTTATGCTTTCGATTTGAACAGGAACCTTCACGTCTGTCAAATACTGATATAGTGACTGCTTTGCAAGCTCTGAGTCTGTTGCATGTGGATCCTCAGAGTGGCTTGTTAGTGAGCCTGGTGGCAGAATGCCAAAGTCGTCTCAGAAAGGGTGGCCTAGAAGTCCACAATCTCTGTATTCTTGGAGAAAGTCTGATTAAACTGCAAGGTCCAGGTTGTACGACACTAGAAGTGATCCTGTGCCAACTGCAag GTGAAGAAACATATCTGGACAGGTTGAATCTGGCACAACTGACACAACTGTACTTGACCTCAGTCCTGGAATGTCCTTTCTATAAG GGTCCAAAACTTCTTCCTAAATATCAAGTGAAATCATTTCTAACTCCATGCTGTTCCCTGGAGACCCCTGTGGATTTTCACCTTTATAAATCTGTGATGATTGGATTGATTGACCTTTTAGGAGCAAGATTGTACTTTGCTTCCAAAGTGTTAACGCCCTATTGTTATACAATAG ATGTTGAAATTAAATTAGATGAAGAAGGATTTGTATTACCACTTACAGTTAATGAAGATGTACACAAAAG aataGCACTGTGCATTGATGGCCCCAAAAGATTTTGCTTTAACAGCAAAAACTTACTAGGAAAAGAAGCTGTTAAACAAAGGCACCTCCGGTTGCTTGGTTATCAAGTTGTCCAG ATTCCCTATCATGAGGTTGAGATGCTAAAATCAAGACCTGAGTTAGTGgaatatttacaaagaaaattattttctcaaaacGATGAGGTTCAACGGTAA
- the FASTKD3 gene encoding FAST kinase domain-containing protein 3, mitochondrial isoform X2, with the protein MALITLRRNLCHLPDFRIHGAVAALKNQPVNHVHKAAKAHLCPLLFSQQSSPFRVRFHHSCCKKFHSENGNDLHPVGEPMFSQVHDWDRQGENTENVDEERFYRRLSSFTSSAEVLGFISTLATLPDAVAARALQWICEMEKKDGNSRLPKEILENNIFKALCFRFEQEPSRLSNTDIVTALQALSLLHVDPQSGLLVSLVAECQSRLRKGGLEVHNLCILGESLIKLQGPGCTTLEVILCQLQGENLEKFTPEDIVALYRMFQACPGKVEQLQTFLNQVNNYSLSVVSNLSPKLISQMLNALVALDQTRALPLIIKLGKYAVRHIPNFTNEELKKVLEAFIYFGHTDRFFTKALEQHVSALCPSLNPEIVSKIMEYCSRRLILSKPILDAAAEIFVCQSEKFSPSQISELIEPFGKLNYLPPNASALFRKLENTLFTDFNHFPPKILLKLLHSCLLIERHPVNFMAKIFSPYFLQQLQDVEIKLDEEGFVLPLTVNEDVHKRIALCIDGPKRFCFNSKNLLGKEAVKQRHLRLLGYQVVQIPYHEVEMLKSRPELVEYLQRKLFSQNDEVQR; encoded by the exons ATGGCTTTAATCACCTTGAGGAGGAACCTTTGTCATTTGCCTGATTTTCGAATACATGGAGCTGTGGCTGCTCTGAAAAATCAACCTGTGAATCATGTTCACAAGGCAGCCAAGGCGCATCTATGTCCTTTGCTCTTTTCACAACAGTCATCACCTTTCAGGGTCAGGTTCCATCATTCCTGTTGTAAAAAGTTCCATTCGGAAAATGGAAATGACCTTCATCCAGTTGGTGAACCCATGTTTTCTCAAGTACATGATTGGGACAGGCAGGGAGAAAATACTGAAAACGTTGATGAAGAGAGATTTTACAGGAGACTAAGCAGCTTCACTTCATCAGCAGAAGTGTTAGGTTTTATAAGCACACTGGCCACTCTGCCTGATGCTGTGGCAGCAAGAGCTCTGCAGTGGATTTgtgagatggaaaaaaaagatggCAACAGCAGGTTGCCAAAAGAAATACtagaaaataacatcttcaaggctTTATGCTTTCGATTTGAACAGGAACCTTCACGTCTGTCAAATACTGATATAGTGACTGCTTTGCAAGCTCTGAGTCTGTTGCATGTGGATCCTCAGAGTGGCTTGTTAGTGAGCCTGGTGGCAGAATGCCAAAGTCGTCTCAGAAAGGGTGGCCTAGAAGTCCACAATCTCTGTATTCTTGGAGAAAGTCTGATTAAACTGCAAGGTCCAGGTTGTACGACACTAGAAGTGATCCTGTGCCAACTGCAaggtgaaaatttggaaaaatttaccCCAGAGGATATTGTGGCCCTTTATAGAATGTTTCAAGCATGTCCTGGAAAAGTGGAACAGCTCCAGACATTTTTAAATCAGGTGAACAACTACTCTCTGTCAGTTGTTTCCAATCTGAGTCCTAAATTGATTAGCCAAATGCTCAATGCCCTAGTGGCACTTGATCAAACTCGAGCTCTTCCTCTGATTATAAAATTGGGTAAATACGCTGTTAGGCATATCCCTAATTTCACCAATGAAGAGCTGAAGAAAGTCTTAGAggctttcatatattttggacaCACTGACAGATTTTTTACAAAAGCCCTGGAGCAACATGTGTCTGCACTTTGTCCTTCTCTGAATCCTGAAATTGTCAGCAAAATCATGGAGTACTGCAGTAGAAGACTGATTCTTTCAAAACCCATCTTGGATGCAGCAGCAGAAATTTTTGTTTGCCAATCAGAAAAGTTTTCACCTAGTCAGATTTCTGAATTAATCGAACCATTTGGGAAACTCAATTATTTACCCCCAAATGCCTCTGCTTTATTTAGAAAGCTAGAAAATACACTATTCACAGATTTCAATCATTTTCCACCCAAAATACTACTGAAACTTCTCCATTCATGTTTGCTTATTGAACGCCATCCAGTCAACTTTATGGCAAAAATATTTAGCCCTTATTTTCTTCAACAGCTGCAAG ATGTTGAAATTAAATTAGATGAAGAAGGATTTGTATTACCACTTACAGTTAATGAAGATGTACACAAAAG aataGCACTGTGCATTGATGGCCCCAAAAGATTTTGCTTTAACAGCAAAAACTTACTAGGAAAAGAAGCTGTTAAACAAAGGCACCTCCGGTTGCTTGGTTATCAAGTTGTCCAG ATTCCCTATCATGAGGTTGAGATGCTAAAATCAAGACCTGAGTTAGTGgaatatttacaaagaaaattattttctcaaaacGATGAGGTTCAACGGTAA